The Rhopalosiphum padi isolate XX-2018 unplaced genomic scaffold, ASM2088224v1 scaffold1, whole genome shotgun sequence genome has a window encoding:
- the LOC132931225 gene encoding inhibitor of growth protein 5-like — protein sequence MTSALNLKHYLNNLENLPVELQRNFTLMRDLDSRVQELMRNVDKLTDDYMSNSKGYTADKKREMMTSIQCQFDKAKEYSDDKVQLSIQTYEMVDKHIREFDSDLARFEAEIQDRVISATRNIEENSQKRECKKMKDKEIKKKSASSEEETAPIKTSKKKQLKKGVTKTTSAAPSKTPLINVVTNPTNPTNSVTSVTVETSSLTGALVGAGGAHSAEVLDMPVDPNEPTYCLCNQVSYGEMIGCDNPDCPIEWFHFACVKLTTKPKGKWFCPKCITDRKKK from the exons atgacttcTGCTCTTAACTTGAAACACTATCTGaaca atttagagaATCTTCCTGTTGAGTTACAACGAAACTTCACTCTGATGCGAGATCTTGACTCCAGAGTTCAAGAATTAATGCGCAACGTTGACAAACTGACAGACGATTATATGTCAAATTCCAAGGGATACACAGCAGATAAAAAACGCGAAATGATGACCAGCATACAATGTCAGTTTGACAAAGCGAAAGAATATAGCGATGATAAAGTTCAATTGTCTATACAAACTTATGAAATG GTAGATAAACATATTAGAGAATTTGATTCAGATTTAGCACGCTTTGAAGCTGAAATTCAAGACAGAGTCATTAGTGCTACAAGAAATATAGAAGAAAATTCACAAAAAC GAGAATGTAAAAAGATGAAAgacaaagaaattaaaaagaagAGTGCATCGAGTGAAGAAGAAACAGCTCCAATAAAAACATCTAAAAAGAAACAACTGAAAAAAG GAGTTACAAAAACAACAAGTGCAGCACCTAGTAAAACACCTTTAATTAATGTTGTCACTAATCCAACAAACCCTACAAATAGTGTAACCAGCGTTACAGTAGAAACTAGTTCCCTTACTGGTGCATTAGTTGGTGCCGGAGGTGCACACTCGGCTGAAGTATTAGATATGCCCGTTGATCCAAATGAGCCAACGTATTGTTTATGCAACCAAGTTTCTTATGGAGAAATGATTGGCTGTGATAATCCTGAT tgtccTATTGAATGGTTCCACTTTGCATGTGTCAAATTAACTACCAAGCCTAAAGGAAAATGGTTCTGTCCTAAATGTATAACAGACAGgaagaaaaaataa